A DNA window from Candidatus Sulfidibacterium hydrothermale contains the following coding sequences:
- a CDS encoding sulfatase family protein, with protein MTKTARWMSVLLILISFGCQNIPAKKKSKLPNIVLIFMDDMGYGDVGSYGAINYQTPNIDQLAAEGMRFTNFYAAQAVCSASRAGLLTGCYPNRIGIVGALMPFSKIGLSDKETTIAQMLKKKGYVTGMTGKWHLGWQKKFLPLQHGFDEFLGLPYSNDMWPYEYDGRPIGKNSKRPWKKKYPQLPLIKGNKKIKEIRGMKYMDSLTYYYTRFAVDFINRHKDKPFFLYIAHSMVHVPLGVTDRFRGKSKQGIFGDVMMEVDWSVGEVLKTLKKNGLEDNTLVIFTSDNGPWLNFGDHAGSTGGLREGKGTSWEGGQREPMIARWPGKIPPGTICNKLSSTIDILPTLAEITGAPLPKLKIDGVSILPLLLGDKKANPRKVFYYYYRRNSLEAVRKGHWKLVFPHTYRSYEGVLPGTGGMPGKYNWDSTGLALYDLRRDPGERYDVKALYPQVVAELQKVADKAREDLGDDLTGKKGKNRRPPGRVE; from the coding sequence ATGACAAAAACCGCGCGCTGGATGAGCGTTTTGCTTATCCTGATTTCTTTCGGATGCCAAAATATCCCGGCAAAAAAGAAAAGCAAGCTACCCAATATTGTACTCATTTTTATGGACGATATGGGTTATGGCGATGTGGGAAGTTACGGCGCCATCAATTATCAAACGCCTAATATCGACCAGTTGGCGGCCGAAGGCATGCGATTTACCAATTTTTATGCGGCTCAGGCAGTTTGCAGTGCCTCACGGGCCGGTCTTTTAACCGGTTGTTATCCCAACCGAATCGGAATAGTCGGTGCTTTAATGCCTTTTTCCAAAATTGGTTTATCCGACAAAGAAACCACCATTGCACAGATGCTGAAAAAGAAAGGATATGTTACCGGAATGACAGGAAAATGGCACCTGGGATGGCAGAAAAAATTCCTGCCGTTGCAGCACGGTTTTGATGAGTTTCTCGGGTTGCCCTATTCCAATGACATGTGGCCCTACGAATATGACGGCCGGCCTATCGGCAAAAATTCAAAAAGGCCTTGGAAGAAAAAATACCCGCAACTTCCGCTGATAAAGGGGAATAAAAAGATAAAAGAAATCCGGGGAATGAAATATATGGATTCGCTGACTTATTATTATACCCGTTTTGCCGTTGATTTTATTAACCGCCACAAGGATAAACCTTTCTTTCTGTACATTGCACACTCTATGGTTCATGTTCCTTTGGGGGTAACCGACCGGTTCCGCGGGAAAAGCAAACAGGGAATTTTCGGCGATGTGATGATGGAAGTGGACTGGTCAGTGGGAGAAGTTCTTAAAACACTGAAAAAAAACGGATTGGAAGATAACACGCTGGTCATCTTCACCAGCGATAACGGTCCCTGGCTCAATTTTGGCGATCATGCCGGATCAACCGGCGGTTTGCGCGAAGGCAAAGGAACCAGTTGGGAAGGTGGTCAGCGTGAACCGATGATTGCCCGCTGGCCCGGAAAAATTCCTCCGGGTACCATCTGTAACAAACTGTCGTCAACCATTGACATTTTACCGACACTGGCCGAGATAACCGGCGCACCTCTGCCCAAACTGAAAATCGACGGAGTGAGTATTCTGCCCCTTTTGCTGGGGGATAAAAAGGCCAACCCGCGAAAAGTTTTCTATTACTATTACCGCCGCAACAGTCTTGAAGCCGTTCGAAAAGGCCATTGGAAGCTGGTGTTTCCGCATACCTATCGCTCGTACGAAGGGGTTTTGCCCGGCACAGGCGGCATGCCGGGAAAATACAATTGGGATTCTACCGGCCTGGCGCTGTACGACCTGCGCCGCGACCCGGGAGAACGTTACGATGTAAAAGCACTTTACCCGCAGGTTGTGGCTGAATTGCAAAAAGTGGCCGATAAAGCACGCGAAGACCTCGGCGACGACCTGACCGGTAAAAAAGGAAAAAACAGACGCCCTCCGGGAAGAGTTGAATGA
- the cas2 gene encoding CRISPR-associated endonuclease Cas2, producing the protein MNSLSKLNQYRIMWVFVFYDLPTETKKDRKNIALFRKKLQQDGFTMLQFSIYVRHCNSRENAQVHIKRAKLSLPPKGEVIIFTLTDKQFEMMEFFRGPKETPAPETPQQLELF; encoded by the coding sequence ATGAACTCGCTGTCAAAACTTAACCAATACCGGATTATGTGGGTTTTTGTGTTTTATGATTTGCCGACCGAAACCAAAAAAGACCGGAAAAATATCGCCTTGTTTCGTAAAAAATTACAACAAGACGGTTTTACCATGTTGCAATTTTCCATTTATGTTCGTCATTGTAACAGCCGCGAAAATGCCCAGGTACATATCAAACGGGCTAAACTTTCGCTACCTCCAAAAGGCGAAGTGATCATTTTTACCTTAACCGACAAACAATTCGAAATGATGGAATTTTTCCGTGGGCCAAAAGAAACGCCGGCACCCGAAACGCCACAGCAACTGGAACTCTTTTAA
- the cas1 gene encoding type II CRISPR-associated endonuclease Cas1, whose product MIKRTLYFGNPCYLFKNQNQLVVELENGEKKTVPIEDIGIIILDHYQIKITQPVLQALVANNTAVLVNDAAHLPLGLMLPMASHNTYTEKLHFQVNATKPLKKNLWQQTIKQKIRNQASLLRQEGVDTENMDYWASQVKSGDPDNYESRAAAYYWRTLFDVPFKRERFGIPPNNLLNYGYAILRAVVARSLVASGMLPALGIHHRNKYDAYCLADDIMEPYRPYVDRVVLSITDREDFEGELTTDVKRRLLQIPVVDVTINGKSGPLMVGMQQTTASLMRCFEGGIRKISYPDFD is encoded by the coding sequence ATGATCAAACGCACCCTTTATTTTGGCAATCCCTGCTATCTGTTCAAAAATCAAAATCAACTGGTGGTGGAATTAGAGAACGGAGAAAAGAAAACGGTTCCTATCGAAGATATCGGCATCATCATTCTTGATCATTATCAAATTAAAATTACCCAACCGGTTTTGCAAGCATTGGTGGCAAATAATACTGCTGTTTTGGTCAATGATGCTGCGCATCTTCCTTTGGGACTGATGTTGCCGATGGCTTCACACAACACGTACACCGAAAAATTACATTTTCAGGTAAATGCCACTAAACCACTTAAGAAGAACCTTTGGCAGCAAACCATAAAACAGAAAATCCGCAATCAGGCCTCGTTACTTCGGCAGGAAGGAGTGGATACCGAAAATATGGACTATTGGGCATCGCAAGTAAAAAGTGGTGATCCGGATAATTACGAAAGCCGGGCGGCTGCTTATTATTGGCGGACACTTTTTGATGTTCCGTTTAAGAGAGAGCGATTTGGTATTCCACCCAATAATTTACTGAATTACGGCTATGCCATTTTACGGGCTGTGGTAGCTCGTTCGCTGGTTGCCAGCGGAATGTTGCCGGCTCTCGGTATTCATCACCGCAACAAATACGATGCTTATTGTCTGGCTGATGACATTATGGAACCTTACCGGCCTTATGTTGATCGTGTTGTATTATCAATTACGGACAGAGAAGATTTTGAAGGAGAATTAACCACCGATGTAAAACGAAGATTGTTGCAAATTCCGGTTGTTGACGTCACGATCAACGGAAAAAGCGGACCACTTATGGTAGGGATGCAACAAACCACGGCTTCGCTGATGCGTTGTTTTGAAGGGGGAATTAGAAAAATTAGTTATCCCGATTTCGACTAA